A genomic region of Mycobacterium sp. Aquia_213 contains the following coding sequences:
- a CDS encoding thioesterase family protein, whose protein sequence is MTIDDSAIMPEAFFTVDGDSYVPGALTQGPWGAAMGGQIVGGLLGWGIEQSGIDPDFQPARLTVDLLRPVLLRPVQIHTSIQREGRRIRLVDAALIQRDTVVARASALFLRRGDHPDGQVWSFPVQMPPLPTSYDGFPADMPFLIWGYGATFEGSPGIAAGEWEQSHAQKFAWARLFRPMVHGHPLTPFTRLAFAGDITSSLTHWGTSGLRYINADYTVTASRLPDGEFIGLAAQSHYGTAGVATGAATLFDCHGPIGTSSALAVAQPADAFKPTHT, encoded by the coding sequence GTGACGATCGACGATTCCGCCATCATGCCCGAGGCGTTCTTCACTGTCGATGGCGACTCCTACGTTCCGGGAGCGCTGACGCAAGGGCCGTGGGGTGCGGCGATGGGCGGTCAGATCGTCGGGGGCCTGTTGGGTTGGGGCATAGAACAATCGGGCATCGATCCCGACTTCCAGCCCGCCCGGCTGACGGTCGATCTGTTGCGACCGGTGCTGCTGCGGCCGGTGCAGATTCACACCTCGATACAGCGAGAAGGGCGCCGCATCAGGCTGGTCGACGCCGCACTGATTCAGCGCGACACCGTCGTCGCGCGGGCCAGTGCGCTGTTTCTGCGCCGCGGTGACCATCCCGATGGCCAGGTGTGGTCCTTTCCGGTGCAGATGCCGCCGCTGCCGACGTCCTACGACGGCTTCCCGGCCGACATGCCGTTTCTCATCTGGGGATACGGGGCCACCTTCGAAGGCAGTCCCGGCATCGCCGCGGGCGAGTGGGAGCAGTCCCACGCCCAGAAGTTCGCCTGGGCCCGGCTTTTTCGCCCGATGGTGCACGGCCACCCGCTGACGCCGTTTACCCGCCTGGCCTTCGCCGGTGACATCACGAGCTCGCTCACGCATTGGGGCACAAGCGGATTGCGCTACATCAATGCCGACTACACCGTCACCGCGAGCCGATTGCCCGACGGCGAATTCATCGGGCTGGCCGCCCAAAGCCACTACGGCACCGCCGGGGTGGCCACCGGCGCGGCCACCCTGTTCGACTGCCACGGCCCGATCGGCACCAGCTCGGCACTGGCCGTGGCCCAGCCGGCCGACGCGTTCAAACCGACCCACACCTAG
- a CDS encoding flavodoxin family protein codes for MSKTLLIVHHTPSPATRELLEAVLGGANDPEIDGVDVVSRPALAATLPDMLDADGYLFGTTANFGYMSGALKHFFDTVYYPSLDHVSGRPYGLWVHGNNDTVGAAAAVNKLASGLSLAQAAEVLEVVGAVDAAVREQAYELGGTLAATLMG; via the coding sequence GTGAGCAAGACGCTGCTGATCGTGCACCACACTCCGTCGCCGGCCACCCGCGAGCTGCTCGAAGCGGTGCTCGGCGGAGCCAACGATCCGGAGATCGACGGCGTCGACGTCGTCTCCCGGCCGGCATTGGCCGCGACACTGCCCGACATGCTCGATGCGGACGGCTATCTGTTCGGCACCACCGCCAACTTCGGCTATATGTCCGGTGCGCTCAAACACTTCTTCGACACCGTGTACTACCCGAGCCTCGACCATGTGTCGGGCCGTCCTTACGGGCTGTGGGTGCACGGGAACAACGACACCGTCGGCGCTGCCGCGGCCGTGAACAAGCTGGCCAGCGGGCTGTCGCTGGCCCAAGCCGCCGAGGTGCTGGAGGTGGTCGGCGCCGTCGACGCCGCGGTGCGGGAGCAAGCGTACGAGCTGGGCGGAACGCTCGCCGCGACGTTGATGGGCTAG
- the dapB gene encoding 4-hydroxy-tetrahydrodipicolinate reductase translates to MRVGVLGAKGKVGSAMVAGVQAAEDLTLSAEVDAGDPMSLLTDHNTEVVIDFTHPDVVMGNLEFLIGNGIHAVVGTTGFTAERLQQVESWLADSPNTSVLIAPNFAIGAVLSMHFAKQAAPFFDSAEVVELHHPHKADAPSGTATRTAKLIAESRKGLPPNPDATSTGLPGARGADVDGIPVHSVRLAGLVAHQEVLFGTEGETLTIRHDSLDRTSFVPGVLLAVRRVRERPGLTVGLEPLLNLQ, encoded by the coding sequence ATGCGGGTCGGAGTGCTGGGAGCCAAGGGCAAAGTCGGGTCGGCGATGGTGGCCGGTGTGCAGGCCGCCGAGGACCTGACCTTGTCCGCCGAGGTCGACGCCGGCGACCCGATGAGCCTGCTGACCGACCACAATACCGAGGTCGTGATCGATTTCACCCACCCCGATGTGGTGATGGGCAACCTAGAGTTCCTGATCGGCAACGGAATTCACGCCGTGGTCGGTACCACCGGCTTTACCGCCGAGCGGCTGCAGCAGGTCGAGTCCTGGCTTGCCGACAGCCCGAATACCTCCGTGCTGATCGCGCCGAACTTCGCGATCGGCGCCGTGCTGTCCATGCATTTCGCGAAGCAGGCCGCCCCCTTCTTCGACTCCGCAGAGGTCGTCGAGTTGCATCACCCGCACAAGGCCGACGCCCCGTCGGGCACCGCGACCCGAACCGCCAAGCTGATTGCCGAATCCCGAAAAGGCTTGCCGCCCAACCCCGATGCCACCAGCACCGGCCTGCCGGGTGCGCGTGGCGCCGACGTCGACGGGATTCCGGTGCACTCGGTGCGGCTGGCCGGGCTGGTCGCGCACCAGGAGGTGCTGTTCGGCACGGAGGGCGAGACGTTGACCATCCGCCACGACAGCCTGGACCGCACGTCGTTCGTGCCGGGCGTGCTGCTGGCGGTGCGCCGAGTTCGGGAACGCCCCGGGCTGACGGTGGGGCTGGAGCCCCTGCTCAACCTGCAATGA